In one Streptomyces sp. NBC_00597 genomic region, the following are encoded:
- the rfbC gene encoding dTDP-4-dehydrorhamnose 3,5-epimerase, with translation MKFRQLSIEGAYEITPQLHGDPRGLFTEWYRFDKLSEVVGHPLNLAQANLSVSSRGVVRGIHFADVPRGQAKYVSCVRGAVLDVIVDLRVGSPTFGRWEGVRLDDVDRRAVYIPEGLGHGFCALSDDATLSYLCSETYNPTGEHSVHPLDPDLGIEWPADVPLLSARDEAAPSLADAISSGLLPDYAVCKEFTESLRVTD, from the coding sequence GTGAAGTTCCGTCAGCTCTCCATCGAGGGCGCCTACGAGATCACCCCGCAGCTGCACGGCGACCCGCGCGGCCTGTTCACCGAGTGGTACCGCTTCGACAAGCTCTCCGAGGTCGTCGGCCACCCGCTGAACCTGGCCCAGGCGAACCTCTCGGTGTCCTCGCGCGGCGTGGTCCGCGGCATCCACTTCGCCGACGTTCCGCGCGGCCAGGCCAAGTACGTGAGCTGCGTGCGCGGCGCCGTGCTCGACGTCATCGTGGACCTGCGCGTCGGCTCCCCGACCTTCGGCCGCTGGGAGGGCGTCCGGCTGGACGACGTGGACCGCCGTGCGGTCTACATCCCGGAGGGCCTGGGCCACGGGTTCTGCGCGCTGAGCGACGACGCCACGCTTTCGTACCTCTGCTCGGAGACGTACAACCCGACCGGCGAGCACTCGGTTCACCCGCTCGACCCGGACCTGGGCATCGAATGGCCGGCCGACGTCCCGCTGCTGTCCGCCCGCGACGAGGCCGCGCCGTCGCTGGCCGATGCGATCTCCTCGGGCCTCCTGCCGGACTACGCCGTCTGCAAGGAGTTCACCGAGTCGCTGCGCGTGACCGACTGA
- the rfbA gene encoding glucose-1-phosphate thymidylyltransferase RfbA translates to MRGILLAGGTGSRLWPLTRAVSKQLLPVFDKPMIYYPLSTLVMAGISEILVITTPEDRAQFERLLGDGSQFGIRLEYAVQERPEGIAQAFVLGADFIGDESVALILGDNIFHGSGLGTRLAAHTDSKGGRVFAYPVADPTAYGVVEFDENGQAISIEEKPVQPKSRYAVPGLYFYDNRVVEIARNLEPSARGELEITAVNDAYLQAGELNVTILDRGTAWLDTGTFVSMVQASEFVRVIEERQGFKIGCIEEAAWRAGLIDSAQLRELAQPLLKSGYGDYLISLLDEESSR, encoded by the coding sequence ATGCGTGGAATTCTCTTGGCCGGTGGCACCGGATCCCGACTCTGGCCGCTGACCCGGGCAGTCTCGAAGCAGCTGCTCCCCGTCTTCGACAAGCCGATGATCTACTATCCGCTCTCCACCCTGGTCATGGCCGGAATCAGCGAGATTCTCGTCATCACCACGCCGGAGGACCGTGCGCAGTTCGAGCGACTGCTCGGCGACGGCTCCCAGTTCGGCATCCGGCTGGAGTACGCGGTCCAGGAGCGCCCCGAGGGCATCGCCCAGGCGTTCGTGCTCGGCGCCGACTTCATCGGTGACGAGTCCGTCGCCCTGATCCTCGGCGACAACATCTTCCACGGCAGCGGCCTCGGCACGCGCCTGGCCGCGCACACCGACTCCAAGGGCGGCCGGGTCTTCGCGTACCCGGTGGCCGACCCGACGGCGTACGGCGTGGTCGAGTTCGACGAGAACGGCCAGGCCATCTCCATCGAGGAGAAGCCGGTCCAGCCCAAGTCCCGCTACGCGGTGCCCGGTCTGTACTTCTACGACAACCGCGTCGTCGAGATCGCCCGCAACCTGGAGCCCAGCGCGCGCGGCGAACTGGAGATCACCGCGGTCAACGACGCGTACCTGCAGGCCGGTGAGTTGAATGTCACCATCCTCGACCGCGGCACCGCCTGGCTCGACACCGGGACGTTCGTCTCCATGGTCCAGGCCTCGGAGTTCGTCCGCGTGATCGAAGAGCGCCAGGGCTTCAAGATCGGCTGCATCGAGGAGGCGGCCTGGCGGGCCGGCCTGATCGACTCCGCGCAGCTGCGCGAACTGGCCCAGCCGCTGCTCAAGAGCGGTTACGGGGATTACCTGATCAGCCTTCTCGACGAGGAGTCCTCCCGGTGA
- the rfbB gene encoding dTDP-glucose 4,6-dehydratase yields the protein MRILVTGGAGFIGSEFVRQQLGADASAQITVFDKLTYSGVEANLAPVADHPGYKFVKGDICDAEAVDQVMPGHDVVVHFAAESHVDRSIAGAGPFVMTNVVGTQVLLDAARKHGVGRFVHISTDEVYGSISEGSWTEEWPLVPNSPYSASKASSDLLALAYARTHGMDVVVTRCSNNYGHYQFPEKVIPLFVSNLMDGKKVPLYGNGGNVRDWLHVSDHCRGIDLAMRKGRAGEVYNIGGGTELTNKELTGVLLEAAGLGWDMVEQVEDRKGHDLRYSIDISKIGAELGYAPQVTFEDGIAATVAWYRENRAWWEPLKTKAALQK from the coding sequence ATGCGCATCCTCGTGACCGGCGGCGCCGGCTTCATCGGTTCAGAATTCGTTCGCCAGCAGCTCGGTGCAGACGCATCGGCCCAGATCACGGTCTTCGACAAGCTGACCTACTCCGGTGTCGAAGCCAACCTCGCCCCGGTCGCGGACCACCCCGGTTACAAGTTCGTCAAGGGCGACATCTGTGACGCCGAGGCCGTCGACCAGGTGATGCCCGGGCACGACGTGGTGGTGCACTTCGCCGCCGAGTCCCACGTGGACCGCTCGATCGCCGGTGCCGGCCCGTTCGTGATGACCAACGTCGTCGGTACGCAGGTGCTGCTCGACGCCGCCCGCAAGCACGGCGTCGGCCGCTTCGTCCACATCTCCACCGACGAGGTGTACGGCTCGATCAGCGAGGGCTCCTGGACCGAGGAGTGGCCGCTGGTCCCGAACTCCCCGTACTCCGCCTCGAAGGCCTCCTCCGACCTGCTGGCCCTGGCCTACGCCCGCACGCACGGCATGGACGTCGTCGTCACGCGCTGCTCCAACAACTACGGGCACTACCAGTTCCCGGAGAAGGTCATCCCGCTGTTCGTCTCGAACCTGATGGACGGCAAGAAGGTCCCGCTGTACGGCAACGGCGGCAACGTCCGCGACTGGCTGCACGTCTCCGACCACTGCCGCGGCATCGACCTGGCGATGCGCAAGGGGCGTGCCGGCGAGGTCTACAACATCGGCGGCGGCACCGAGCTCACCAACAAGGAGCTCACCGGCGTCCTGCTCGAAGCGGCGGGCCTCGGCTGGGACATGGTCGAACAGGTCGAGGATCGCAAGGGCCACGACCTGCGCTACTCCATCGACATCAGCAAGATCGGCGCCGAGCTCGGCTACGCCCCGCAGGTCACGTTCGAGGACGGCATCGCCGCCACGGTCGCGTGGTACCGCGAGAACCGCGCCTGGTGGGAGCCGCTGAAGACGAAGGCGGCCCTGCAGAAGTGA
- the rfbD gene encoding dTDP-4-dehydrorhamnose reductase yields MAGRWLVTGAAGMLGQDVLKVLKAAKIEAVGLRRADLDITDPAAVRAAVEGVTVVVNCAAWTDVDGAETAEDAATAVNGTGVRVLAEACAAAHVRLLHVSTDYVLPGDATEPYREDAETGPLNAYGRSKLLGEQAVAELLPQDGYIVRTAWLYGEHGPNFVATMLKLAAQRDTLDVVDDQHGQPTWSYALARRLVDLGLAALKGWAMGGIYHGTASGRTTWMGLARETYRLSGLDPERIRPTTSAAFVRPAARPAFSVLGHDAWEDQAGLPPLADWREQLAEALATPAFTALAAAARNGSTG; encoded by the coding sequence CTGGCCGGGCGCTGGCTCGTCACCGGCGCCGCCGGGATGCTCGGCCAGGACGTCCTGAAGGTCCTGAAGGCCGCCAAGATCGAGGCCGTGGGCCTGCGCCGCGCAGACCTCGACATCACCGACCCGGCCGCGGTCCGCGCGGCGGTCGAGGGCGTCACCGTGGTCGTGAACTGCGCCGCCTGGACCGACGTGGACGGCGCCGAGACCGCCGAGGACGCCGCGACCGCGGTCAACGGCACCGGCGTGCGCGTCCTCGCCGAGGCCTGCGCCGCTGCCCACGTGCGCCTGCTGCACGTCTCCACCGACTACGTGCTCCCCGGCGACGCCACGGAGCCGTACCGCGAGGACGCCGAGACCGGCCCGCTCAACGCGTACGGGCGCTCCAAGCTGCTCGGCGAGCAGGCCGTCGCCGAACTGCTGCCGCAGGACGGCTACATCGTCCGGACCGCCTGGCTGTACGGCGAGCACGGTCCGAACTTCGTCGCCACCATGCTCAAGCTGGCCGCCCAGCGCGACACCCTCGACGTCGTCGACGACCAGCACGGCCAGCCCACCTGGTCCTACGCGCTGGCCCGCCGGCTGGTCGACCTCGGCCTGGCCGCGCTGAAGGGCTGGGCCATGGGCGGGATCTACCACGGCACCGCGAGCGGCCGGACCACCTGGATGGGGCTGGCCCGCGAAACGTACCGGCTGAGCGGGCTCGACCCCGAGCGGATCCGGCCGACCACCTCCGCCGCGTTCGTCCGTCCCGCCGCCCGCCCCGCGTTCAGCGTGCTCGGGCACGACGCCTGGGAGGACCAGGCGGGCCTGCCCCCGCTCGCCGACTGGCGCGAGCAGCTCGCCGAGGCCCTGGCCACCCCCGCCTTCACCGCGCTGGCCGCCGCGGCCAGGAACGGCAGTACGGGATGA